One genomic region from Curtobacterium sp. 9128 encodes:
- the secG gene encoding preprotein translocase subunit SecG gives MAILSVVLQVLLAITSLLLTLLILLHKGRGGGLSDMFGGGVTSNLGASGVAERNLNRITVILGLLWIVSIIVLGLINKFTAGS, from the coding sequence GTGGCGATTCTCTCCGTCGTGCTGCAGGTGCTCCTCGCTATCACGAGTCTCCTGCTCACGCTTCTCATCCTCCTGCACAAGGGCCGCGGTGGCGGTCTCTCCGACATGTTCGGCGGTGGTGTGACGAGCAACCTCGGGGCGTCCGGCGTGGCCGAGCGCAACCTCAACCGGATCACGGTGATCCTCGGTCTCCTCTGGATCGTGTCGATCATCGTGCTCGGGCTCATCAACAAGTTCACGGCGGGGAGCTGA
- a CDS encoding glucose-6-phosphate isomerase — MTVSIAATGDAARAIDLMVPQLVADLVASGITAEDPELWGPAAEAEASKRLGWVEAVSVSTPLVAQIEALRDSLRAEGVDHVVLAGMGGSSLAPEVITRTYGVPLTILDSTNPAQVRAAVEHDLERTVLVVSSKSGSTIETDAQRRVYEQAFRDAGIDPAQRIVVVTDPGSPLEASARDAGYRVFTADPNVGGRFSALTAFGLVPSGLAGADIQELLDEADAISALLAVDTDENPGLVLGAVLMSVDPKVSKIGIVPDGTHIVGFGDWIEQLLAESTGKDGLGLLPVVLTPDSPEVTSVPADMQIIRIVGSRGAERHVAPNEAEIDGTLGGQILVWEYAVAVAGRLMGINPFDQPDVEAAKVAARALLDGGAGDGSPRPEPAFEEAGTAVTATGSEPGTTIAQAVTGLLSGLGDHGYVAVQAYVDRTTSQSLEPIRDLLAARTGRPVTFGYGPRFLHSTGQYHKGGPANGAFLQIVSDDQADLDVPGRPFTFGQLIRAQAAGDASVLAQHGRPVLTLSTRDVPALAQALTAAVRS; from the coding sequence GTGACGGTCTCCATCGCAGCCACCGGTGACGCCGCGCGGGCCATCGACCTGATGGTCCCGCAGCTCGTCGCCGACCTGGTCGCGTCGGGGATCACCGCGGAGGACCCCGAGCTCTGGGGTCCGGCAGCCGAGGCCGAGGCGTCCAAGCGCCTCGGATGGGTGGAGGCCGTCTCGGTCTCCACCCCCCTCGTGGCGCAGATCGAGGCCCTGCGCGACTCCCTCCGTGCCGAGGGAGTCGACCACGTCGTGCTCGCCGGCATGGGGGGATCGTCGCTCGCTCCTGAGGTCATCACGCGGACGTACGGCGTCCCGCTGACGATCCTCGACTCGACGAACCCGGCACAGGTCCGGGCCGCGGTGGAGCACGACCTCGAGCGCACCGTCCTCGTCGTCTCGTCGAAGTCCGGTTCCACGATCGAGACCGACGCTCAGCGCCGCGTGTACGAGCAGGCGTTCCGCGATGCCGGGATCGACCCGGCGCAGCGCATCGTCGTCGTCACCGACCCGGGTTCGCCGCTCGAGGCGTCCGCTCGCGACGCCGGCTACCGGGTGTTCACCGCCGACCCGAACGTCGGCGGCCGGTTCTCCGCACTCACCGCGTTCGGCCTCGTGCCGTCCGGTCTGGCCGGAGCGGACATCCAGGAGCTCCTCGACGAGGCCGACGCCATCTCGGCGCTCCTCGCCGTCGACACCGACGAGAACCCCGGGCTCGTGCTCGGCGCGGTCCTCATGAGCGTCGATCCGAAGGTGTCGAAGATCGGCATCGTCCCGGACGGCACCCACATCGTCGGGTTCGGCGACTGGATCGAACAGCTCCTCGCCGAGTCCACCGGCAAGGACGGGCTCGGGCTCCTGCCCGTCGTCCTCACCCCGGACTCCCCCGAGGTCACGAGCGTTCCGGCGGACATGCAGATCATCCGCATCGTCGGGTCGCGCGGGGCCGAACGCCACGTGGCTCCGAACGAGGCCGAGATCGACGGCACGCTCGGCGGCCAGATCCTGGTCTGGGAGTACGCGGTCGCAGTGGCCGGTCGCCTCATGGGGATCAACCCCTTCGACCAGCCCGACGTCGAGGCCGCCAAGGTCGCCGCGCGAGCCCTGCTCGACGGCGGAGCCGGCGACGGCTCCCCGCGACCGGAACCCGCCTTCGAGGAAGCGGGCACGGCGGTGACGGCGACCGGCTCCGAACCGGGCACCACCATCGCCCAGGCCGTGACGGGCCTCCTGTCCGGTCTCGGCGACCACGGCTACGTCGCCGTCCAGGCGTACGTCGACCGCACGACGAGCCAGTCCCTCGAACCGATCCGCGACCTGCTCGCGGCGCGCACCGGCCGCCCCGTCACCTTCGGGTACGGCCCCCGGTTCCTCCACTCGACCGGGCAGTACCACAAGGGCGGTCCCGCGAACGGCGCGTTCCTGCAGATCGTCTCCGACGACCAGGCAGACCTCGACGTCCCCGGCCGCCCCTTCACCTTCGGCCAGCTCATCCGGGCGCAGGCAGCGGGGGACGCCAGCGTCCTCGCGCAGCACGGGCGCCCGGTCCTGACCCTGTCGACGCGGGACGTTCCCGCGCTCGCACAGGCGCTCACGGCCGCAGTACGTTCCTGA
- a CDS encoding RNA polymerase-binding protein RbpA, giving the protein MATGGSAIRGSRVGAGPMGEQDRGVQAERVAISYWDALGNEVVRYFSATLPDEEIPETVDSPSTGLPAGRDKENPPQVTKTEPYKTHLAYVKERRTEEEAEQLLEDALQQLRQRRGTAK; this is encoded by the coding sequence ATGGCAACCGGAGGCAGTGCAATCCGGGGTTCGCGCGTCGGCGCGGGCCCGATGGGGGAGCAGGACCGCGGGGTCCAGGCAGAGCGTGTGGCGATCTCGTACTGGGACGCCCTCGGCAACGAGGTCGTGCGGTACTTCTCCGCCACCCTGCCGGACGAGGAGATCCCCGAGACGGTCGACTCGCCGTCCACCGGGCTCCCGGCCGGTCGTGACAAGGAGAACCCGCCGCAGGTCACGAAGACCGAGCCGTACAAGACCCACCTCGCGTACGTGAAGGAACGCCGCACCGAAGAGGAAGCCGAGCAGCTCCTCGAGGACGCGCTCCAGCAGCTCCGGCAGCGTCGCGGTACCGCGAAGTAG
- a CDS encoding heme o synthase has translation MTRPDTERRSTLSRKVRAYVSLTKPRVMELLLVTTAPTMFLAERGVPNLWLVFWTLLGGAMSAGSASAFNCYIDRDIDRLMKRTSTRPLVTGELSDREALVFSWVLAVGSTAVLGFLVNWLAAALSVAAILIYVFVYTLWLKRRTPQNIVWGGSAGCMPVLIGWAAVTGSLTWAPVILFMVIFLWTPPHYWPLSMKYRDDYDAADVPMLAVVRGRTVVGLQVVLYAWATLVCSLLLIPVAHMGPLYTVVALAGGVWFVVESHKLYNRAIQHVEQVQPMRVFHSSITYLTLLFIAVGIDPLLPQVFTF, from the coding sequence GTGACCAGGCCCGACACCGAGCGTCGCTCGACGCTGTCCCGCAAGGTCCGAGCGTACGTCTCGCTGACGAAGCCGCGCGTGATGGAGCTGCTGCTCGTCACGACGGCGCCGACGATGTTCCTCGCCGAGCGCGGGGTGCCGAACCTGTGGCTGGTCTTCTGGACGCTGCTGGGCGGCGCGATGTCGGCCGGGTCGGCGTCGGCGTTCAACTGCTACATCGACCGCGACATCGACCGCCTCATGAAGCGGACCAGCACGCGGCCGCTCGTCACCGGTGAGCTCTCGGATCGTGAAGCCCTGGTGTTCTCGTGGGTACTCGCGGTCGGATCGACCGCGGTGCTCGGGTTCCTGGTCAACTGGCTCGCCGCAGCGCTCAGCGTCGCCGCGATCCTGATCTACGTCTTCGTCTACACGCTGTGGCTCAAGCGCCGCACGCCGCAGAACATCGTCTGGGGCGGATCAGCCGGTTGCATGCCCGTGCTCATCGGCTGGGCGGCCGTCACGGGGTCGCTGACCTGGGCGCCCGTGATCCTCTTCATGGTGATCTTCCTCTGGACGCCGCCGCACTACTGGCCGCTGTCGATGAAGTACCGCGACGACTACGACGCCGCCGACGTGCCGATGCTCGCCGTCGTCCGGGGCCGCACGGTCGTCGGTCTGCAGGTCGTGCTGTACGCGTGGGCGACGCTCGTCTGCTCGCTGCTGCTCATCCCGGTCGCACACATGGGGCCGCTCTACACGGTCGTTGCGCTCGCGGGCGGTGTCTGGTTCGTCGTGGAGTCGCACAAGCTCTACAACCGGGCGATCCAGCACGTGGAGCAGGTCCAGCCGATGCGGGTCTTCCACAGTTCGATCACCTACCTGACGCTGCTCTTTATCGCGGTGGGCATCGACCCCCTGCTCCCGCAGGTCTTCACCTTCTAG
- a CDS encoding COX15/CtaA family protein, whose product MTRVGSPVGQETRTRWWSLPRVVDQRVVVLAWASFVVEVVLIGTGGLVRLTASGLGCPTWPRCTADSLVSTPEMGVHGIIEFGNRLLTFVLVVVAIAMFLLVVRMRRTRPELFWLAFAQGAAIPVQAVIGGLSVLTNLNPYVVGLHFVVSTLLTAVTATLVYRSMNGPRTASRLVPGWYVGVVRGTIAATAVTVLIGILTTGSGPHAGADEAVDGGRLHRTGLDPAILQHVHAVPAYVLFALTLVLVVGAVRLHLSSRWALVLLVVEFVQIAVGLTQARTGLPVGLVGTHMVLAGLLVGAVTVVTLSTRASGGRQAVREPLPR is encoded by the coding sequence GTGACACGCGTCGGATCCCCCGTCGGCCAGGAGACCCGGACCAGGTGGTGGTCCCTCCCCCGCGTCGTCGACCAGCGGGTGGTCGTCCTCGCCTGGGCGTCGTTCGTCGTCGAGGTCGTCCTGATCGGCACGGGTGGGCTCGTCCGCCTCACCGCGTCCGGCCTCGGATGCCCGACCTGGCCCCGATGCACCGCCGACTCGCTCGTGTCGACGCCGGAGATGGGCGTGCACGGGATCATCGAGTTCGGCAACCGTCTGCTGACCTTCGTGCTCGTGGTCGTGGCCATCGCGATGTTCCTCCTGGTCGTCCGGATGCGTCGTACCCGCCCCGAGTTGTTCTGGCTCGCGTTCGCCCAGGGCGCAGCGATCCCCGTGCAGGCGGTCATCGGTGGTCTGAGCGTCCTCACGAACCTGAACCCCTACGTCGTCGGGCTGCACTTCGTCGTGTCGACGCTCCTGACCGCGGTGACGGCCACGCTCGTCTACCGGTCGATGAACGGGCCTCGCACCGCGTCGCGGCTGGTCCCTGGCTGGTACGTCGGCGTCGTCCGGGGCACGATCGCCGCCACCGCCGTCACGGTCCTCATCGGCATCCTGACCACGGGCAGCGGCCCGCACGCCGGCGCGGACGAAGCGGTCGACGGCGGCCGCCTGCACCGCACGGGGCTCGACCCGGCGATCCTGCAGCACGTGCACGCGGTCCCGGCGTACGTCCTCTTCGCGCTGACCCTGGTGCTCGTCGTCGGTGCCGTGCGACTGCACCTCTCCAGCCGGTGGGCGCTCGTCCTGCTCGTCGTGGAGTTCGTGCAGATCGCCGTCGGCCTGACCCAGGCCCGCACCGGGCTGCCGGTCGGGCTGGTCGGCACGCACATGGTCCTCGCTGGCCTGCTCGTCGGTGCCGTCACCGTCGTGACGCTGTCCACGCGGGCATCGGGTGGCCGCCAGGCGGTCCGGGAGCCCCTGCCCCGCTGA
- the tkt gene encoding transketolase produces the protein MAEFTWDAIDRKAVDTARVLAADAVEAAGNGHPGTAMSLAPLAHLLFQKVMHRDPSDSTWIGRDRFILSAGHASILQYVQFYLHGYGLELEDLQHLRKWGSKTPGHPEYGHTDGVEITTGPLGQGLASAVGFGYAQRYERGLFDAEAGEGQSPFDHFTYVIAGDGDMQEGVTNEAASLAGRQQLGRLVVFYDSNQISIEDDTDISFSESVPDRYEALGWHVQTVDWKKTGEYTEDVESLYAAIEAAKAESTKPSLIVLKTIIGWPSPTKQNSGKIHGSALGAEEIKGLKEVLGFDPEQTFHVDPEVLEYTRGAIAKGQAQHAEWQKTFDAWAESHPEQKELFDRVMSKTLPEGLEAALPEFPTDKAVSTRAASGKVINAIAPLMPEFWGGSADLAESNLTTIEGAKSFGPLDAATKAWSTDPYGRVLHFGIREHAMGSILSGIVLHGNTRPFGGTFLIFSDYMRPAVRLAALMQAPAIYVWTHDSVALGEDGPTHQPIEQLSALRAIPGLDVVRPADANEVAYAWLEMLGHQDRPAGIALSRQNLPVFERGDGDASGEVFASAKNVGKGAYVLAEAPNGTPDVILIATGSEVQIAVEAREQLKAEGINARVVSAPSLEWFRAQSENYQDQVLPKDVTARVSVEAGIAMSWRDIVGDKGRSVSIEHFGASADYQTLFKEFGFTTEHVVAAAKESIAAS, from the coding sequence GTGGCTGAATTCACCTGGGACGCCATCGACCGGAAGGCTGTCGACACGGCCCGCGTTCTCGCCGCCGATGCGGTCGAGGCCGCCGGCAACGGTCACCCCGGCACCGCGATGAGCCTCGCGCCGCTCGCACACCTCCTCTTCCAGAAGGTGATGCACCGCGACCCGAGCGACTCCACGTGGATCGGCCGTGACCGGTTCATCCTCTCCGCTGGACACGCATCGATCCTCCAGTACGTGCAGTTCTACCTGCACGGCTACGGCCTCGAGCTCGAGGACCTCCAGCACCTCCGCAAGTGGGGCTCCAAGACCCCGGGTCACCCGGAGTACGGCCACACCGACGGTGTCGAGATCACCACCGGCCCGCTCGGCCAGGGCCTCGCGTCCGCCGTGGGCTTCGGGTACGCGCAGCGCTACGAGCGCGGCCTCTTCGACGCAGAAGCCGGCGAGGGCCAGTCGCCCTTCGACCACTTCACCTACGTGATCGCCGGTGACGGCGACATGCAGGAGGGCGTCACCAACGAGGCAGCGAGCCTCGCGGGCCGTCAGCAGCTCGGTCGCCTGGTCGTCTTCTACGACTCGAACCAGATCTCGATCGAGGACGACACCGACATCTCCTTCTCGGAGAGCGTCCCGGACCGCTACGAGGCCCTCGGCTGGCACGTCCAGACCGTCGACTGGAAGAAGACCGGCGAGTACACCGAGGACGTCGAGTCCCTGTACGCCGCGATCGAGGCCGCCAAGGCGGAGTCGACCAAGCCGTCGCTCATCGTCCTGAAGACGATCATCGGCTGGCCGTCGCCGACGAAGCAGAACTCCGGCAAGATCCACGGCTCCGCGCTCGGCGCCGAGGAGATCAAGGGCCTCAAGGAGGTCCTCGGCTTCGACCCCGAGCAGACCTTCCACGTCGACCCCGAGGTCCTCGAGTACACCCGTGGCGCGATCGCCAAGGGCCAGGCCCAGCACGCCGAGTGGCAGAAGACCTTCGACGCGTGGGCCGAGTCTCACCCGGAGCAGAAGGAACTGTTCGACCGCGTCATGTCGAAGACCCTCCCCGAGGGCCTCGAGGCAGCGCTGCCGGAGTTCCCGACCGACAAGGCCGTCTCCACCCGCGCCGCGTCCGGCAAGGTCATCAACGCCATCGCGCCGCTGATGCCCGAGTTCTGGGGCGGTTCCGCGGACCTCGCGGAGTCGAACCTCACCACGATCGAGGGCGCCAAGTCCTTCGGCCCGCTCGACGCGGCCACCAAGGCCTGGAGCACCGACCCGTACGGCCGCGTGCTGCACTTCGGCATCCGTGAGCACGCGATGGGCTCGATCCTGTCCGGCATCGTCCTGCACGGGAACACCCGCCCCTTCGGCGGCACGTTCCTCATCTTCAGCGACTACATGCGCCCGGCCGTCCGTCTCGCCGCGCTCATGCAGGCGCCGGCGATCTACGTCTGGACACACGACTCCGTCGCCCTCGGTGAGGACGGCCCGACGCACCAGCCGATCGAGCAGCTCTCCGCACTGCGCGCGATCCCGGGTCTCGACGTCGTCCGTCCGGCCGACGCCAACGAGGTCGCGTACGCGTGGCTCGAGATGCTGGGGCACCAGGACCGCCCGGCCGGCATCGCGCTGAGCCGCCAGAACCTCCCCGTCTTCGAGCGTGGCGACGGTGACGCGTCCGGCGAGGTCTTCGCCTCCGCGAAGAACGTCGGCAAGGGCGCGTACGTCCTGGCCGAGGCGCCGAACGGCACCCCGGACGTCATCCTCATCGCGACCGGCTCCGAGGTGCAGATCGCGGTCGAGGCCCGTGAGCAGCTCAAGGCCGAGGGCATCAACGCCCGCGTCGTGAGCGCCCCGTCGCTCGAGTGGTTCCGCGCCCAGAGCGAGAACTACCAGGACCAGGTCCTGCCGAAGGACGTCACCGCGCGTGTCTCGGTCGAGGCCGGGATCGCGATGAGCTGGCGCGACATCGTCGGCGACAAGGGCCGCAGCGTCTCGATCGAGCACTTCGGTGCGTCGGCCGACTACCAGACGCTCTTCAAGGAGTTCGGCTTCACGACGGAGCACGTCGTGGCCGCCGCGAAGGAATCCATCGCGGCTTCCTGA
- the zwf gene encoding glucose-6-phosphate dehydrogenase, with product MSPVAITPEHNPLRLPTDRRLNRIAGPSTLIIFGVTGDLSRKKLMPAVYDLANRGLLPPGFALVGFARRDWEDQDFSQLVHDAVKEHSRTPFDEDVWRQLEQGIRFVQGSFDDPDAFVQLKETVDALDAERGTLGNHAFYLSIPPKMFPVVTEQLKLSGLTEKRDGSWSRVVVEKPFGSDLRTARELNAIVESVFAPDDVFRIDHYLGKETVQNLLTLRFANQMYEPIWNSNYVDHVQITMAEDIGVAGRAAYYDGIGAARDVIQNHLLQLLALTAMEEPVSFKAGHLRAEKEKVLSAVELPDDLSTATARGQYAGGWQGGEKVLGFLEEAGMNPESGTETFAAIKLNIATRRWQGVPFYLRAGKRLGRRVTEIAIVFKRVPEDVFGIPQSPLGQNALVIRVQPDEGVTLRFGSKVPGVGTQVRDVTMDFGYGHAFTEASPEAYERLILDVLLGDPPLFPRHQEVELSWKILDPIEEFWATQGQPEQYRPGTWGPASADDLLARDGRTWRRP from the coding sequence ATGTCACCGGTGGCGATCACCCCGGAGCACAACCCGCTCCGGCTGCCCACGGATCGTCGACTGAACCGCATCGCGGGTCCCAGTACCCTCATCATCTTCGGCGTGACGGGCGACCTGTCCCGCAAGAAGCTGATGCCCGCGGTGTACGACCTCGCGAACCGGGGGCTCCTGCCTCCTGGATTCGCGCTGGTCGGGTTCGCTCGACGTGACTGGGAGGACCAAGACTTCTCCCAGCTCGTCCACGACGCGGTCAAGGAGCACTCGCGTACTCCCTTCGACGAGGACGTCTGGCGGCAGCTCGAACAGGGCATCCGCTTCGTCCAGGGGTCCTTCGACGACCCCGACGCGTTCGTCCAGCTCAAGGAGACGGTCGACGCACTCGACGCCGAACGCGGGACGCTCGGCAACCACGCGTTCTACCTCTCGATCCCCCCGAAGATGTTCCCGGTCGTCACCGAGCAGCTGAAGCTGTCCGGCCTGACCGAGAAGCGGGACGGTTCCTGGAGTCGCGTCGTGGTGGAGAAGCCGTTCGGCTCCGACCTCCGTACCGCGCGCGAGCTGAACGCGATCGTCGAGAGCGTCTTCGCTCCCGATGACGTGTTCCGCATCGACCACTACCTCGGCAAGGAGACGGTCCAGAACCTCCTGACGCTGCGGTTCGCGAACCAGATGTACGAACCCATCTGGAACTCGAACTACGTCGACCACGTGCAGATCACGATGGCCGAGGACATCGGCGTCGCCGGACGTGCCGCGTACTACGACGGCATCGGCGCTGCGCGCGACGTCATCCAGAACCACCTGCTCCAGCTCCTCGCACTCACCGCGATGGAAGAGCCCGTCTCGTTCAAGGCCGGTCACCTCCGCGCCGAGAAGGAGAAGGTGCTCTCCGCGGTGGAGCTCCCGGACGACCTGTCGACCGCCACCGCCCGCGGGCAGTACGCCGGCGGCTGGCAGGGCGGCGAGAAGGTCCTCGGCTTCCTCGAAGAAGCGGGGATGAACCCGGAGTCCGGCACGGAGACGTTCGCGGCCATCAAGCTGAACATCGCCACGCGTCGGTGGCAGGGCGTCCCGTTCTACCTGCGCGCCGGCAAGCGCCTCGGCCGCCGCGTCACGGAGATCGCGATCGTGTTCAAGCGCGTCCCCGAGGACGTGTTCGGCATCCCGCAGTCCCCGCTCGGCCAGAACGCACTCGTCATCCGCGTCCAGCCGGACGAGGGCGTGACGCTGCGCTTCGGGTCGAAGGTCCCGGGCGTCGGCACCCAGGTGCGCGACGTGACGATGGACTTCGGCTACGGCCACGCGTTCACCGAGGCATCGCCGGAGGCGTACGAGCGACTCATCCTCGACGTGCTCCTCGGTGACCCGCCGCTCTTCCCGCGGCACCAGGAGGTCGAGCTGTCCTGGAAGATCCTCGACCCGATCGAGGAGTTCTGGGCCACGCAGGGCCAGCCCGAGCAGTACCGTCCCGGCACGTGGGGTCCGGCTTCGGCCGACGACCTGCTCGCCCGCGACGGCCGGACCTGGAGGCGTCCATGA
- the pgl gene encoding 6-phosphogluconolactonase translates to MTNERRVLVHPDKQALGASVAARFITKIIDVLDEQERADIAISGGSVSSLVLAAIGQSPARESVDWSKVHVWWVDERWVPEGDADRNITGTQTDFFDHVAIPAENIHPMAASDAGLTIDEAATQYERELQAAAPDSAVAPKFDITLLGVGPDGHTASLFPEFPQLTVTDRVVLSVDDSPKPPPQRLTLTYPAINASQRVWVILSGAEKASVLGLALAGASVDEVPVGGVQGRKRTVFFVDQDAARDVPENLIASTY, encoded by the coding sequence GTGACCAACGAACGGCGGGTGCTGGTGCACCCGGACAAGCAGGCCCTCGGCGCCTCCGTCGCCGCACGGTTCATCACGAAGATCATCGACGTGCTCGACGAGCAGGAGCGTGCCGACATCGCGATCAGCGGTGGTTCGGTGTCGTCCCTGGTCCTCGCGGCCATCGGTCAGTCCCCGGCGCGCGAGAGCGTCGACTGGTCGAAGGTGCACGTGTGGTGGGTCGACGAGCGCTGGGTGCCGGAGGGTGACGCGGACCGCAACATCACCGGCACGCAGACGGACTTCTTCGACCACGTCGCGATCCCGGCGGAGAACATCCACCCGATGGCGGCATCGGACGCCGGCCTGACCATCGACGAAGCGGCGACGCAGTACGAGCGCGAGCTCCAGGCTGCTGCGCCAGACTCGGCCGTCGCGCCGAAGTTCGACATCACGTTGCTCGGCGTCGGCCCGGACGGGCACACGGCGTCGCTCTTCCCGGAGTTCCCGCAGCTCACCGTCACCGACCGCGTCGTGCTGTCGGTCGACGACTCCCCCAAGCCGCCGCCGCAGCGGCTCACCCTGACCTACCCGGCGATCAACGCGTCGCAGCGGGTCTGGGTGATCCTCTCCGGTGCCGAGAAGGCGTCCGTGCTCGGACTCGCCCTCGCCGGCGCCTCGGTGGACGAGGTCCCCGTCGGTGGCGTGCAGGGCCGCAAGCGCACGGTGTTCTTCGTGGACCAGGACGCCGCACGTGACGTCCCGGAGAACCTCATCGCGTCGACGTACTGA
- the tal gene encoding transaldolase → MADTTPTAELSAVGVSIWLDDLSRELLETGRLDGLIEDRNVVGVTTNPTIFASALAKGERYDSQVKELAAAGTEVTDAIFEITTQDVANASDRFKAIYDDTKGFDGRVSIEVEPGLAHDTAKTIEQAKFLYEKVGRENVLIKIPATLEGLEAITEVIGAGISVNVTLIFSLERYRAVIDAYLGGLEKAKAAGHDLSKIHSVASFFVSRVDTEIDKRLDAIGSDEAKALKSKAGVANAQLAYQVWEQAFDSERAKGLLEAGANTQRPLWASTGVKDPSLSDTLYVTELAAPHTVNTMPGKTLEATFDHGQVHGDAISGSYDAANGVMDQLAAVGIDYDDVVALLEKEGVDKFIVSWGELVETVKTALENASK, encoded by the coding sequence ATGGCTGACACCACCCCCACCGCCGAGCTCTCCGCCGTCGGCGTGAGCATCTGGCTCGACGACCTCTCCCGCGAGCTCCTCGAGACCGGCCGTCTCGACGGCCTCATCGAGGACCGCAACGTCGTCGGCGTGACCACCAACCCGACGATCTTCGCGTCGGCACTCGCCAAGGGCGAGCGCTACGACTCGCAGGTCAAGGAGCTCGCCGCCGCTGGCACCGAGGTCACCGACGCGATCTTCGAGATCACCACGCAGGACGTCGCGAACGCGTCGGATCGCTTCAAGGCGATCTACGACGACACCAAGGGCTTCGACGGCCGCGTCTCGATCGAGGTCGAGCCGGGCCTCGCCCACGACACCGCGAAGACCATCGAGCAGGCCAAGTTCCTGTACGAGAAGGTCGGCCGCGAGAACGTCCTCATCAAGATCCCCGCGACGCTCGAGGGCCTCGAGGCGATCACCGAGGTCATCGGCGCCGGCATCTCCGTCAACGTCACCCTGATCTTCTCGCTCGAGCGCTACCGCGCCGTCATCGACGCCTACCTCGGTGGCCTCGAGAAGGCGAAGGCCGCTGGCCACGACCTCTCGAAGATCCACTCGGTCGCCTCGTTCTTCGTGTCGCGCGTCGACACCGAGATCGACAAGCGTCTCGACGCGATCGGCTCGGACGAGGCGAAGGCCCTCAAGTCCAAGGCCGGCGTCGCCAACGCGCAGCTCGCCTACCAGGTCTGGGAGCAGGCGTTCGACTCCGAGCGCGCCAAGGGCCTCCTCGAGGCCGGTGCCAACACGCAGCGTCCGCTGTGGGCCTCGACCGGTGTCAAGGACCCGTCGCTCTCCGACACGCTCTACGTGACCGAGCTCGCCGCCCCGCACACGGTCAACACCATGCCGGGCAAGACCCTCGAGGCCACGTTCGACCACGGCCAGGTCCACGGTGACGCGATCTCCGGCTCCTACGACGCCGCCAACGGCGTCATGGACCAGCTCGCCGCCGTCGGCATCGACTACGACGACGTCGTCGCGCTCCTCGAGAAGGAGGGCGTCGACAAGTTCATCGTGTCCTGGGGTGAGCTCGTCGAGACCGTCAAGACCGCTCTCGAGAACGCCAGCAAGTAA
- a CDS encoding glucose-6-phosphate dehydrogenase assembly protein OpcA, whose protein sequence is MKIDLPNTTVSKIQKTLVHIREEGGAVALGRVLTLIISTALGHEEEAIAAANEASREHPMRVIIVSKNDGDIHSPGRLDAQIRVGSDAGASEVIVLRAYGETATDEESLVTGLLLPDAPVVAWWPGIAPSKPSESSLGRIAQRRITDAAAQKDPSIAIAALGASYVPGDTDFAWTRLTLWRNQLAAALDQPPYEPITGVEVSGASDSPSTILLAAWLRLQLQVPVSVVTSPRATGSSGIHGVSLVRESGTIELERSLVDVATLSMPGQPTHDLSLPRRNLRDCLAEELRRLDPDVLFGDVVKHGVAQLRDSVAG, encoded by the coding sequence ATGAAGATCGATCTGCCGAACACCACGGTCTCGAAGATCCAGAAGACCCTGGTCCACATCCGCGAAGAGGGCGGCGCCGTCGCACTCGGCCGTGTCCTGACGCTCATCATCTCGACGGCTCTCGGCCACGAGGAAGAGGCGATCGCGGCCGCGAACGAGGCATCGCGCGAGCACCCGATGCGCGTGATCATCGTGTCGAAGAACGACGGCGACATCCACTCGCCCGGTCGCCTCGACGCCCAGATCCGCGTGGGGAGCGACGCCGGCGCGAGCGAGGTCATCGTGCTCCGTGCCTACGGCGAGACGGCCACCGACGAGGAGAGCCTGGTCACCGGCCTCCTGCTGCCGGACGCGCCCGTCGTCGCCTGGTGGCCCGGCATCGCGCCGTCGAAGCCGTCCGAGTCCTCGCTCGGTCGCATCGCGCAGCGCCGGATCACGGATGCCGCTGCCCAGAAGGACCCGAGCATCGCGATCGCGGCGCTCGGAGCGTCCTACGTGCCGGGTGACACCGACTTCGCGTGGACCCGCTTGACCCTGTGGCGGAACCAGCTCGCCGCGGCGCTCGACCAGCCGCCGTACGAGCCGATCACCGGCGTCGAGGTCTCGGGGGCGAGCGACAGCCCGTCGACGATCCTCCTCGCCGCGTGGCTGCGGCTGCAGCTCCAGGTGCCCGTGTCCGTCGTCACGTCGCCGCGCGCGACCGGGTCGAGCGGCATCCACGGCGTCTCCCTGGTGCGCGAGAGCGGGACGATCGAGCTCGAGCGTTCCCTGGTCGACGTCGCGACCCTGTCGATGCCCGGCCAGCCGACGCACGATCTGTCCCTGCCACGCCGCAACCTGCGCGACTGCCTGGCCGAGGAACTCCGTAGACTCGACCCAGACGTCCTCTTCGGGGACGTCGTCAAGCACGGGGTGGCCCAGCTCCGCGATTCCGTCGCGGGCTGA